The following coding sequences are from one Epilithonimonas vandammei window:
- the purU gene encoding formyltetrahydrofolate deformylase yields MKQFTIKITCKDEKGLVYRISEILLENGLNIIKNDEFVDNEKALFFMRTEVSGIADPEKVIDQLKKQLGDCSIELSQNESKNVVVLVTKEHHCLADLLIRNQFKDLNFNILAVVGNYENLRELTEKFNIPFIYIPAENITRAEHEEKIKTVFKDYNYDYLVLAKFMRILSPDFVKDFEGKIINIHHSFLPAFIGANPYKQAFERGVKIIGATAHFVTNDLDEGPIIYQDIIKVSHSKTAKDLAKMGKDVERIVLANALKLVFEDKVFIDGNKTIIFE; encoded by the coding sequence ATGAAACAATTTACCATAAAAATTACCTGCAAAGACGAGAAAGGTTTAGTTTATAGAATCTCCGAAATCCTTTTGGAGAACGGACTTAATATTATCAAGAATGACGAATTCGTGGATAACGAAAAAGCTTTATTCTTTATGCGAACCGAAGTTTCCGGAATTGCTGACCCCGAAAAAGTAATTGATCAACTCAAAAAGCAATTAGGTGATTGTTCAATAGAATTAAGTCAAAACGAATCCAAAAATGTGGTTGTTTTGGTAACCAAAGAACATCATTGTTTGGCGGATTTATTAATAAGAAATCAATTCAAAGACCTTAATTTTAATATTCTTGCAGTTGTTGGAAATTATGAAAATCTGAGAGAATTGACGGAGAAATTCAATATTCCTTTTATTTATATTCCTGCAGAAAATATTACTAGAGCAGAACACGAAGAAAAAATCAAAACGGTTTTTAAAGATTACAACTACGATTATCTAGTTCTGGCGAAGTTTATGAGAATTCTTTCTCCTGATTTTGTAAAGGATTTTGAAGGTAAAATCATTAATATTCATCATTCATTTTTACCGGCTTTTATCGGGGCAAATCCTTATAAACAGGCTTTTGAAAGAGGTGTGAAAATCATCGGAGCAACCGCCCATTTTGTAACGAATGATTTGGATGAAGGTCCAATTATTTATCAGGATATTATAAAAGTCAGTCATTCCAAAACGGCAAAAGATTTAGCCAAAATGGGAAAAGATGTCGAACGAATTGTTTTAGCAAATGCACTCAAATTAGTGTTCGAAGACAAAGTTTTTATCGACGGAAACAAGACTATTATTTTTGAATAA
- a CDS encoding glycoside hydrolase family 10 protein, whose translation MRLNSFIKILLLAVVVISCATKTKKSTTKSGVKKPVVKTEVKLPPKPVVKLDNIDLPEVKREFRAVWIASVANINWPSRNNLSVDQQKQEAVQLLNLLVDLNFNAVILQVRPSADALYKSPHEPWSYFLTGQIGVAPYPEYDPLEFWIEECHKRGLEFHAWLNPFRAHHSNGGTISSESMVRKSPENVVRLKNGMYWFDPADDKTQDQASKVIKDIISRYDVDGIHLDDYFYPYAEYNGGKDFPDYKTWSAYQNSGGTLSRADWRRANVNKFVKRIYDEIKAQKNDVKFGISPFGIWKPGFPSGIKGSSQYDELYADAKLWLNQGWVDYFTPQLYWPIESAGQSFPLLLQWWNDENIKGRHLWPGLNTVAVKSSNPVSEIAREIDVTRQIVKNNTGQVHWSIAGITKSKAMQDELKLNVYKDKALIPETKWLSSKNLPELDVTWTKQQGHFLLNWNKQSEALSYVLYLKYGNTWQTEILAPELLSKKVPSESNGKKLSTFVIRSLNRLGKLNDYKAVVVN comes from the coding sequence ATGCGTCTAAATTCTTTTATCAAAATATTATTACTGGCAGTTGTTGTGATTTCTTGTGCAACAAAAACTAAAAAATCAACTACCAAATCAGGTGTTAAAAAACCTGTTGTAAAAACAGAAGTCAAGCTTCCGCCAAAACCAGTTGTCAAATTGGATAACATTGATTTACCTGAAGTTAAAAGAGAATTCAGAGCGGTTTGGATTGCTTCGGTTGCTAATATCAATTGGCCTTCGAGAAATAACCTTTCTGTTGACCAGCAAAAACAAGAAGCAGTACAATTGTTGAATCTTCTCGTTGATCTCAATTTCAATGCGGTGATTTTGCAAGTTCGTCCTTCTGCGGATGCTTTGTACAAGAGCCCTCACGAGCCTTGGTCATATTTTTTAACTGGACAAATTGGTGTTGCACCTTATCCAGAATATGATCCTTTGGAGTTTTGGATCGAAGAATGTCATAAACGAGGTTTAGAATTCCATGCTTGGCTCAATCCGTTCCGTGCGCATCATTCCAATGGAGGTACCATTTCATCAGAATCTATGGTTAGAAAATCACCAGAAAATGTGGTGAGACTGAAAAACGGAATGTATTGGTTTGATCCGGCTGATGACAAAACTCAAGATCAAGCTTCAAAAGTCATCAAAGACATCATTTCAAGATACGATGTGGATGGAATTCACCTCGATGATTATTTTTATCCTTACGCCGAATATAACGGAGGAAAAGATTTTCCGGATTACAAAACTTGGTCAGCTTACCAAAACTCTGGCGGAACACTTTCCAGAGCAGATTGGAGAAGAGCAAATGTCAACAAATTCGTGAAGCGAATCTATGACGAAATCAAAGCTCAGAAAAATGATGTAAAATTTGGAATCAGTCCGTTTGGAATATGGAAACCCGGTTTTCCTTCTGGAATCAAAGGGTCTTCTCAGTACGATGAATTGTATGCTGATGCCAAACTTTGGCTGAACCAAGGCTGGGTCGATTATTTTACGCCACAACTTTATTGGCCGATTGAGTCAGCAGGTCAAAGCTTTCCACTCTTGTTGCAATGGTGGAACGATGAAAATATAAAAGGTCGCCATCTTTGGCCAGGTCTTAATACTGTTGCTGTAAAATCTTCGAATCCTGTTTCAGAAATTGCAAGAGAAATAGATGTTACAAGACAAATTGTAAAAAATAATACAGGCCAAGTGCATTGGAGCATAGCGGGAATCACTAAAAGTAAAGCAATGCAGGATGAACTGAAGCTAAACGTGTATAAAGATAAAGCCCTGATTCCTGAAACCAAATGGCTGTCTTCAAAAAATCTGCCGGAGTTGGATGTGACGTGGACAAAACAGCAAGGTCACTTTTTACTGAATTGGAATAAACAATCTGAAGCATTATCGTACGTGCTATATCTGAAATATGGCAATACTTGGCAGACAGAAATTCTTGCTCCAGAGCTGTTGTCCAAAAAGGTTCCTTCAGAATCTAATGGAAAAAAATTATCAACATTCGTAATAAGATCTCTGAATAGATTAGGAAAACTGAATGATTATAAAGCTGTTGTGGTGAATTAA
- a CDS encoding pyridoxal phosphate-dependent aminotransferase, which produces MNINRRDWLKTAFLGSAALTLSPLEFFAKETPNFNLLKKDNETIRLCFNENPFGTSPKALEAMQNSLRFSSLYDFKFADILSEKLAEINQTKKENLLVSAGSSFLLELITKYVSINKGHFIIPDPSFTIFEPIAEFLGMSKSVIPLNDKKKIDLAKMKSSIQKDTKLIYICNPNNPTGDLLSRAEIENFIKSIPDNIIVLMDEAYIEFTTQKSLSDLVDVYKNLIVTRTFSKLYGFAGARFGYAIGHPKMIENLKKLQSWSGAEISVVTMAGAIAAMDDQEFITKVLDNNKKVKDFTISEFNIRGIKTIPSSANFVYFSLENYKSDYFKKLKEAKILGGKTYEEKGKWTRISLGTIEEMRKYFDVIS; this is translated from the coding sequence ATGAATATCAACAGAAGAGATTGGCTGAAAACCGCTTTTTTAGGAAGTGCCGCTTTGACGCTTTCACCATTAGAATTTTTCGCAAAAGAAACTCCCAATTTCAACTTATTAAAAAAGGATAACGAAACCATCCGACTTTGTTTCAACGAGAATCCTTTTGGAACATCGCCGAAAGCTTTGGAAGCGATGCAAAACAGTCTCAGATTTTCATCTTTGTATGATTTCAAGTTTGCGGATATTCTGAGTGAAAAATTGGCAGAAATCAATCAGACTAAAAAAGAAAATCTTTTGGTTTCTGCAGGTTCATCTTTTCTGTTGGAATTGATTACAAAATATGTCTCGATTAACAAAGGACATTTCATCATTCCTGACCCGTCTTTCACGATTTTTGAACCGATTGCTGAGTTTCTTGGAATGTCAAAATCTGTGATTCCTTTGAATGATAAAAAGAAAATCGATTTGGCAAAGATGAAAAGCTCTATCCAAAAGGACACGAAACTCATCTACATTTGCAACCCGAATAATCCAACCGGAGATTTGCTTTCAAGAGCGGAAATTGAGAATTTCATCAAATCAATTCCAGACAATATCATCGTTTTGATGGATGAAGCTTATATAGAATTTACAACTCAAAAATCTCTAAGTGATTTAGTTGATGTTTATAAAAACTTGATTGTGACGAGAACATTTTCTAAACTTTATGGATTTGCCGGCGCAAGATTTGGTTATGCGATTGGACATCCGAAAATGATTGAAAACCTGAAGAAACTCCAGAGTTGGAGTGGTGCGGAAATCAGTGTTGTGACTATGGCTGGCGCAATTGCAGCTATGGATGACCAGGAATTTATTACCAAGGTTTTGGACAATAATAAGAAAGTAAAAGATTTTACGATTTCAGAATTCAATATAAGAGGCATCAAAACCATTCCATCTTCTGCTAATTTTGTTTATTTCTCATTGGAAAATTACAAAAGCGATTACTTCAAAAAGTTGAAAGAAGCTAAAATTCTCGGCGGAAAAACGTATGAAGAAAAAGGGAAGTGGACGCGGATTAGTTTGGGGACAATTGAAGAAATGCGAAAATACTTTGATGTGATTTCTTAA
- a CDS encoding AraC family transcriptional regulator, translated as MKHYNPVLESVSPDVGSSFTCLKYHRDENIKSNFWHYHPEIELIFVHKGSGKRQIGSNISYFTDGDLILIGSNLPHCGMTNENTKNEYEVVIQFSKEFLGQDFWKAVEMNRISALLEKAKSGIVFGEDFKKALKPKIDALTESHYLTKLLLLIEVLDQMSLTQDYKILNASKYYLQTQKEDNDRINVIFNYVKDHFKEQITLETVAELSNMTVPSFCRYFKKITNKTFTQFVNEYRITHSLKLLAEQPMSITEVCFDSGFNNFSYFNKTFKEHTQKSPSQYRKEFSNILA; from the coding sequence ATGAAACATTATAATCCAGTTTTAGAATCTGTTAGTCCTGATGTGGGAAGCAGTTTTACATGTCTCAAATATCATCGTGATGAAAATATAAAGTCCAATTTCTGGCATTATCATCCGGAAATTGAGCTTATATTTGTTCACAAAGGTTCTGGTAAAAGACAAATAGGCAGTAATATTTCTTATTTTACTGATGGCGATCTCATTCTTATCGGAAGTAATCTTCCGCATTGTGGAATGACGAATGAGAACACAAAAAATGAATACGAAGTCGTGATTCAGTTTTCAAAAGAATTTCTCGGTCAGGATTTTTGGAAGGCTGTAGAAATGAACAGGATTTCTGCATTGTTGGAAAAAGCAAAAAGTGGAATTGTTTTCGGGGAAGATTTTAAAAAAGCTTTGAAACCCAAAATTGATGCATTGACGGAATCACATTATCTGACCAAATTGCTTCTTCTGATTGAAGTTCTGGATCAGATGTCATTAACCCAAGATTATAAAATCCTAAACGCTTCAAAATATTATCTGCAAACGCAAAAAGAAGATAATGATCGAATCAATGTGATTTTCAATTATGTGAAAGACCATTTTAAAGAGCAAATCACTTTGGAAACCGTTGCAGAATTATCTAATATGACAGTTCCTTCTTTTTGCCGATATTTTAAGAAAATTACAAACAAAACGTTCACTCAATTTGTGAATGAGTATCGAATCACGCATTCTCTAAAACTACTGGCAGAACAACCAATGAGCATTACAGAAGTTTGTTTTGACAGTGGATTTAATAATTTCAGTTACTTCAACAAAACTTTTAAAGAACATACGCAGAAAAGTCCGTCTCAGTATCGGAAGGAGTTTAGTAATATTTTGGCTTGA